In a genomic window of Flavobacterium crassostreae:
- a CDS encoding lipopolysaccharide biosynthesis protein yields the protein MGLYKNLFKQTAIYGLATVLPRMFSFLLVPLYTNLLPKAAYGQVSIIFAYMIFFNVILAYGMETAFFRFYSKEKNKTNVIETSMVSIFWTTVMFLFCALLYRSTLAEWSGIEVQYIGYTIWILALDALVILPFSKLRATQKSMTYATIKIANVITNLILSIFFLVYLPQMAQHHPEGFWSSIYLDNFQIGYIFLANIIASFLTFVILSPDYFLLKWKFDFALWKKMMRYSLPILVAGIAFAINEQFDKILLAKLLPTNIADSEVGVYSACYKLGLFMVLYRTAYTLGIEPFFFSHASDKNAPQTYATVTKYFVIFGSFILLTVIVFADLFKQIMIQDPSYWVAMKVVPLIILANFFLGIYTNLSVWYKLIDKTQIGAYISIAGAAITLVLNYLLIPSMSYYGSAIATLAAYGSMMLISYYLGNKYYPIPYDLPKIGSYLLLSILFSAVSFYGFRENYYIGIALLLLFLYYIYHNEKAILIKIINQKKQPKMH from the coding sequence TTGGGATTATATAAAAATCTTTTTAAGCAAACTGCTATTTATGGCCTGGCAACCGTATTGCCCAGAATGTTTAGCTTTTTGCTAGTTCCACTCTACACCAATTTATTGCCCAAGGCCGCATACGGCCAAGTATCCATCATATTTGCCTACATGATATTCTTTAATGTAATCCTAGCCTACGGAATGGAAACCGCATTTTTTAGATTTTACAGCAAAGAAAAAAACAAAACCAACGTAATAGAAACCTCCATGGTCTCTATTTTTTGGACCACCGTTATGTTTTTGTTTTGCGCCCTATTATATCGGAGCACCCTAGCAGAATGGTCCGGCATAGAAGTACAATATATCGGGTACACCATCTGGATACTAGCCTTAGATGCTTTAGTAATCCTACCGTTTTCAAAACTAAGAGCCACCCAAAAATCCATGACGTATGCCACCATCAAAATAGCAAACGTAATAACCAACCTAATTCTAAGCATCTTTTTTTTAGTCTATTTACCACAAATGGCACAACACCATCCCGAAGGATTTTGGAGTTCCATATACCTAGATAACTTTCAGATAGGCTATATCTTTCTAGCCAACATAATAGCCAGTTTCTTAACCTTTGTAATACTTTCGCCAGATTATTTCTTGCTAAAATGGAAATTTGACTTCGCACTCTGGAAAAAAATGATGCGCTACAGCTTGCCAATTTTAGTAGCCGGAATAGCCTTTGCCATCAACGAACAATTTGACAAAATACTACTAGCCAAACTCCTACCCACCAACATCGCAGACTCCGAGGTTGGAGTCTATTCTGCCTGTTACAAACTAGGACTGTTTATGGTTTTGTACAGAACCGCCTACACCCTAGGGATAGAGCCCTTCTTCTTTAGCCATGCCTCAGACAAAAACGCCCCACAAACCTACGCCACCGTAACCAAATACTTTGTCATCTTTGGATCCTTCATACTACTGACCGTAATAGTATTTGCAGATCTGTTCAAACAAATAATGATACAAGACCCCTCCTATTGGGTAGCCATGAAAGTAGTACCACTAATAATCCTAGCCAATTTCTTTTTAGGGATCTACACCAACCTGTCGGTATGGTACAAACTGATAGACAAAACCCAAATAGGAGCCTATATCTCCATTGCAGGCGCCGCGATCACCCTAGTGCTCAATTACCTACTGATCCCAAGCATGAGCTATTATGGATCCGCAATTGCAACCCTAGCAGCCTATGGCAGCATGATGTTGATTTCGTATTATCTGGGCAATAAATACTATCCCATTCCGTACGATTTACCCAAAATAGGGAGCTATCTCTTGCTTTCCATACTTTTCTCAGCAGTATCCTTTTATGGATTCCGAGAAAATTATTACATAGGAATAGCCCTCCTACTACTGTTTCTATACTACATATACCATAACGAAAAAGCAATTCTAATAAAAATAATAAACCAAAAAAAGCAACCAAAAATGCATTAG